Within the Opitutaceae bacterium TAV5 genome, the region CGACGACAGCTACTTCCTCAAAAAACTCGAAGAGTGGCTCAAGACCGGCGTCACCTCGCACAAGACCACCCACGTCAAGAGCCTCGCCCGCGCGGCCGTTCCTCCCAAAGCAAAGGCGCTCGCCAAAAAACTCGCCGACGAACTGCGCACGAAAAAATCCATCATGGGCATTTTCGACGAAGGCTGCATGGGCATGTACAACGCCATCATCCCCGACGAGCTGCTCTTCCAGACCGGCGTTTACAAGGAGCGCCTCTCGCAGTCCGCTCTTTATTACGGCGCCACCCAGGTCAGCGATGCCGAGGCCAAAGCCGTGTTCCAGTGGTACAGGAAGAAAGGCTTCAAATTCCACTTCGGCAAGGACGAGGCCACCGAGCTGACCGAGTCCCAGGTGATCTGGCAGTGCAAGCTGTACATCGCCGCCGTGCGCATCGCACAGGAATTCGGCTGCGAGGCCATCGGCATCCAGTACCAGCAAGGCCTGAAGGACCTCATCCCCGCCTCCGATCTCGTCGAGGGCACGCTCAACAGCTCCGACCGCCCGCCGGTCAAGGGCGCCGACGGCAAGGTCATCCGCGAAGGCGAGCCCATCCCGCACTTCAACGAGGTGGACGAGTGCGCCGGCCTCGACGGCCTGCTCACCGACCGCGTGCACAAGGCCCTCGGCCAGCCCCGCGAAAACACCCTGCACGACCTCCGCTGGGGCGACTACGACCAGAGCGGCTCGACCGACGAGTACGTCTGGGTGTTCCTCATTTCCGGCGCTGCTCCTGCCGAACATCACATCGGCGGCTGGGCCGGCAGCGAAGGCTTCCGCCAGTCGTCGATGTATTTCCGCCTCGGCGGCTCGACGCTGCGCGGCATCGCCAAACCCGGCGAGATCGTGTGGAGCCGCGTCTTCATCGCGGACGGCAAACTCAAGATGGACCTCGGCCGCGCCAAGGTCGTCGAACTCCCTGCCGAAGAAACGCAGCGCCGCTGGGACGCCACCAGCCCGCAGTGGCCGATCATGCACGCCGTGACCTACGGTGTGACGCGCGACCAGATGATGGCCCGCCACCAGGCCAACCACATCCAGGTCGTCTACGCCAACAGCGCGAAGGAAGCCGACCTGGCCATGTACACCAAGGCCCAGCTCGCCGCCGAACTGGGCCTCGAGGTCAGCCTCTGCGGCACCAAAGCCGACGGAAAACCGTTCTGAGCCGGCACAGCCGGGATTCCCGGTAGTGCCGCATCCCTGGCCTCACGGCGCGCAATCCTCCCGGGTTGCGCGCTTTTTTCTGTGCCCGCATATTGCCCCTTTGTTTTTCTGATTTATAAAATACTTATAAACAATATATTATACGATAAACAATCAAATAACCATGATTTGTTCTTGATTTAGTAATCAAAATAGAGTTTTGATTGATGCGTAAACCCCATGATACGCGCTATCCCGATTCCCCTCTTCCGGTTCACCCCTCTGGCTCCCCGCGCCATCGGCCCATTGCTGGCGATATTCCTTTTGCCGGTCGCATTCCCGGCCATTGGCCCCCGTGCCCTCGGCGCAACCGGCGCCCCTTCCCCATCCACTTCCGGTATTATCCCCGAACACGGCAAATACAGCGCCGCCTACATGGGCGACTGGTCCACCCTTCCCACTGCCGACAAACTTCCCCGTCCCCCTCTCCCTGCTCTTCCCGCGTCCGTGGACACGACCGGCGACACCGGCAACGCCGTCCCCGACTCCGCTCTCCGGATCGTCAAAGGCGAGGCCATCCGCCGCCAGTGGCTTCATCAGGAAAAAGTCCGCCTCTCCGATCTCCGCCTCGCCGTCACCTGGGATCCCACGCCAAGCCACAAGGACCACACCACCCTCTTCCATATCGCCGATGCCGGGGAAGTCGTCATCGAAAACCTCACCATCATCCAGGCCGATCCCGACTATCGCGGCTACCACACGATCCTCGTCGAAGGAGCCGACCGCGTCATTGTCCGCAATGTCCAGCTCGCCGGCTCCGTCCAGTCCTTCCACCTGCGCATTGAAGGCTGCCGCGATGTGTTCATCGACAACCTCGAAATCTCCGGCATCGACTATCACCGGCGCGGTCGCTTCCGCGCCGGCGGAGGCCTCTGGCTCAATAACGGCAACACCGGCCGCCTTGGCCACAACGGCACCGGGCTCTGGACCGAATACGCCCGCATGCCCGGCTGGCAGGTAATCCAGAACAGCTACTTTCACGACGGCACCGAAAGCGACGGCGGCGAATGGCGCAACCAGGACGCCGTCCTCATCCATCACCCCGGTCACGGCGTCCTCTTCAACAATGTAGTGGAAAACTGGTTTCATCCGCCCATGGACGGGGGATTCGACATCGGATTCCGCCGCGCGGAACCCGAATACCAGGACCGCTTTTTTCGCGTCGAACGCAATATCCTGCGCAACGTCACGTTCATCAAAACCCCGGCCGCCGCTCCTGGCCCCAACACCCTCTTTTACGCCAACAATCTGTTCATCAACACCCAGCTCGCCGACTACCACAAAGGAGCCGCCAACGACGTTCATTACGTCCACAACACCTGCATCTACGACCTTGCCAAAGCCCCCGTGCCCTTTCGTGAGCTCGCACGTCGCGGAGCCTCCGGCTACGCCAGTCTCTGGAACTACGGCGCCCCCACCCATCTCGCCAATTCCCTTCTCTACAGACCCGCGCCCTCCCCCGCCGACGCCTCCCCGTTCACCGTGTATTACGCCAACAAGGACGCCGCGCCGGACAAATACCTCCATTTCAAATCCGCTTTCAACACCTGGGCTCTCTCGCTTTCCAATCTCACCTGGCTGCGCACTGCCCGCGACGGCGCCAGATACAAAACCCTCGACGACTGGCGCCGGGCCACGGACTCCGACACCGGCAGCGCGCTTGTCGACCCCGGCGCCATCCACTTCGCCAACTACGCCGCCGACGACTACCGCCTCCTGC harbors:
- a CDS encoding fucose isomerase → MKKLPKKSIYLVASGDLRQSANETCWAAQAEMEKQLTKVVASFGYKLVRAHPYKPALKHGFIASQKEGMEVFARMDPTAPVIVAESVWQYSHHVLHGLVGRKGPILTVANWSGTWPGLVGMLNLNGGLTKAGVKYSTLWSENFDDSYFLKKLEEWLKTGVTSHKTTHVKSLARAAVPPKAKALAKKLADELRTKKSIMGIFDEGCMGMYNAIIPDELLFQTGVYKERLSQSALYYGATQVSDAEAKAVFQWYRKKGFKFHFGKDEATELTESQVIWQCKLYIAAVRIAQEFGCEAIGIQYQQGLKDLIPASDLVEGTLNSSDRPPVKGADGKVIREGEPIPHFNEVDECAGLDGLLTDRVHKALGQPRENTLHDLRWGDYDQSGSTDEYVWVFLISGAAPAEHHIGGWAGSEGFRQSSMYFRLGGSTLRGIAKPGEIVWSRVFIADGKLKMDLGRAKVVELPAEETQRRWDATSPQWPIMHAVTYGVTRDQMMARHQANHIQVVYANSAKEADLAMYTKAQLAAELGLEVSLCGTKADGKPF